One genomic region from Salmonirosea aquatica encodes:
- a CDS encoding zinc-dependent alcohol dehydrogenase — MLAMNYRGPLRVRIDQKPMPEIEHPEDAIVRVTRSCICGSDLHLYNGLVPDTRVGSTFGHEFVGVVEEVGSEVRKLKVGDNVLVPFNIACGKCAFCKQELYGNCHESNPEATAVGGIFGYSHTAGGYAGGQAEYVRVPYADVGPTVIPPGMDPDDAVLLTDVVPTGYQAAEMGGIQPGDTVVIFGAGPIGIMAAKCSWLFGAGRVIIIDQVEYRLEFAKNYAQCEAYDFRSMDDPVVFVKKTTDWMGADVCIDAVGADAAGNAMQTITGRKLMLQAGSATALHWAINSVKKGGIVSIVGVYGPTDNLVPIGNVVNKGITIRANQASVKRLLPKLIDHVQNGRIDPKGMITHWVPLEEVSDAYRIFSDKLDNCIKTVLIPPSART; from the coding sequence ATGCTAGCAATGAATTACCGGGGCCCGCTACGGGTCCGTATCGACCAAAAGCCCATGCCTGAGATCGAGCATCCCGAGGACGCCATCGTGCGGGTAACACGTTCCTGCATCTGCGGGTCCGACCTGCACCTGTACAATGGTCTGGTACCGGATACACGTGTGGGATCCACTTTTGGGCATGAGTTCGTAGGCGTAGTGGAAGAAGTCGGTTCGGAGGTACGAAAGCTAAAAGTGGGCGATAATGTCCTGGTACCTTTCAACATCGCCTGCGGCAAGTGCGCCTTTTGCAAACAGGAACTCTACGGAAACTGCCACGAATCCAATCCCGAGGCGACAGCCGTAGGGGGTATCTTCGGGTACTCACACACGGCGGGAGGCTACGCCGGCGGACAGGCCGAGTACGTGCGGGTGCCCTATGCCGATGTGGGGCCCACCGTGATTCCACCGGGCATGGATCCTGACGATGCCGTATTACTGACCGACGTAGTACCTACGGGCTACCAGGCCGCCGAGATGGGTGGTATCCAGCCCGGCGATACGGTGGTCATCTTTGGGGCGGGGCCTATCGGTATTATGGCGGCCAAATGCTCCTGGCTGTTTGGAGCCGGGCGCGTCATTATCATTGACCAGGTGGAATATCGGCTCGAATTTGCCAAGAACTACGCGCAGTGTGAGGCTTATGATTTCCGCTCGATGGACGATCCTGTGGTATTTGTGAAAAAGACCACTGACTGGATGGGCGCCGACGTGTGCATCGACGCCGTGGGGGCCGACGCCGCCGGTAATGCCATGCAAACGATTACCGGCCGCAAACTGATGCTACAGGCAGGCTCCGCCACGGCCTTGCACTGGGCCATCAATTCGGTCAAAAAGGGAGGAATTGTATCGATCGTAGGGGTATATGGCCCCACGGACAACCTGGTTCCCATCGGCAACGTCGTGAATAAGGGGATCACTATCCGGGCCAACCAGGCCTCGGTGAAGCGCCTGCTGCCCAAATTGATCGACCATGTCCAAAACGGAAGGATCGATCCCAAAGGAATGATTACCCACTGGGTACCTCTGGAGGAGGTGTCGGATGCTTACCGCATTTTCTCTGATAAGCTCGACAACTGTATCAAAACGGTCCTTATTCCACCATCCGCCAGAACATAA
- a CDS encoding branched-chain amino acid aminotransferase: MQTLDLPQTSRAQQFDFNNFSFGETPTDHLFLAEYKGGNWSSLGVQPFQNLTLSPFALCFHYGQTVFEGMKAFRLADGSISIFRPDKHYDRLSKSLDRMSMPVLPRPLFLEGLTDVILQGQAWLPTDRTDIALYIRPFVIATEARLGVKVSSEYLFAVACTPIGEYYDKPLRVKVETQYARAAEGGAGYAKFGGNYGGAFYPTQKAVEAGFDQVIWTDAKTHECLEEAGTMNIMMYVHGTLVTPPVSSSILDGITRNSIIQIAKDLNIPFEERAISCKELQGNFKNGDRVELFGVGTAAIVSPIACVQIDDTDYFPFTETDAVMFTLKNELEAIRRGKKKDKHNWNYLIS; this comes from the coding sequence ATGCAAACCCTGGATTTACCCCAGACAAGCCGCGCGCAGCAGTTTGACTTTAATAACTTCTCGTTTGGAGAAACGCCGACAGATCACCTGTTTCTTGCTGAATACAAAGGCGGTAATTGGTCGAGCCTGGGCGTACAGCCATTTCAAAACCTCACCCTAAGTCCCTTCGCGCTCTGTTTCCACTATGGGCAAACCGTTTTCGAAGGCATGAAAGCATTCAGGCTGGCCGACGGCTCGATCAGCATTTTCAGGCCAGACAAGCATTATGATCGGTTGAGCAAGTCTTTGGATCGAATGTCAATGCCGGTATTGCCAAGGCCCCTTTTCCTGGAAGGGCTTACCGATGTAATCCTGCAAGGCCAGGCCTGGCTGCCGACTGATCGCACGGACATTGCTTTATACATACGCCCGTTTGTGATAGCCACCGAAGCTCGGCTCGGTGTAAAAGTGTCCAGCGAATATCTTTTTGCAGTTGCCTGTACACCTATCGGGGAGTATTATGACAAGCCGCTGAGAGTCAAAGTCGAAACGCAGTATGCGCGTGCAGCCGAAGGCGGCGCGGGATATGCCAAGTTCGGAGGGAACTATGGCGGCGCTTTTTACCCGACACAAAAAGCAGTCGAAGCCGGTTTCGACCAGGTGATCTGGACCGATGCCAAAACGCACGAGTGTCTGGAAGAAGCCGGAACAATGAATATCATGATGTATGTACACGGCACCCTCGTTACCCCCCCAGTCAGCAGCTCCATACTTGATGGTATCACCAGAAATTCAATCATTCAGATTGCAAAGGATCTGAATATTCCATTTGAAGAAAGAGCGATCAGCTGCAAAGAGCTGCAAGGGAATTTTAAGAATGGCGACCGTGTGGAGTTGTTTGGCGTGGGCACTGCAGCCATTGTGTCGCCCATAGCGTGTGTTCAGATTGATGATACCGATTATTTCCCCTTCACAGAAACCGACGCGGTGATGTTCACTCTTAAA